The Drosophila nasuta strain 15112-1781.00 chromosome 2R, ASM2355853v1, whole genome shotgun sequence genome segment CCTTTCCAGGTCCTTCGCAGTATATTAATGTGCTACCATATTTAAAAACACTTTCCTCGCGAGGTCATGAAATTACTTCAGTGAGTGCATTTCCTCAAAAGAAACCTCTGAACAACTTTCGTGATATTTCCGTTCCGGAAGTATTTAAGTCATACGACGgttaataaatcaatcaaactTACAGACATTCGAACTTCTATAGATGATGGTGCATTTTTCAGAAATAAATAGTAAGATTGGTGGAGCTACAAATTTGTGGAAAATAAACGATTTACGGAACGAGTTCTTTGTCAGTGTTACAGAGGCAGTGTTACACAATGCTGACGTTCAACTCGAGTTGCTAACCCCCGGTAAAGATCACTATGATTTGATCATTGTCGAAGTTTTTCGCCAGGATGCACTTTATGGATTTGCTGCACATTTCAATGCGCCCATCATTGGAATTTCTACATTTGGTACCGACTGGAATATTGATGAGCTAGTAGGCAATACTGCTCCACTCTCCTATATACCATTGGTTACAACTGCACTAAGTGATTACATGACCTACTGGGAGAGAgttcataattttgttgagACAACTGTAGCTTGGCTCAATTGGAAACTAAAATATCACCCAGTTCAGAACAAGCTGTATGAGCAATTCTTTCCTCATGTCGCCAACAAAGTTCCATTGGTTGATCTATCCAAGAACTTCTCATTAGTTCTACTCAATCAACACTTTTCGCTCAGTTTCCCTCGTCCTTATGTGCCAAATATGATCGAGGTGGGAGGACTACATATATCTCACAAACCTGCTCCATTGCCGAAAGATATTGAAGACTTTATCGAAGGAGCTGGATCGGCTGGTGTCATCTACTTCTCATTGGGTTCAAATATCAATAGCAACGATTTACCTGAAGAGCGAACTCAGATGCTACTCAGAACTTTTGCAAGTCTTCCACAGCGTGTTCTgtggaaatttgaaaatgatcAGTTGCCTGGAAAACCATCTAATGTTTTTCTTAGCAAGTGGTTTCCACAGCCCGACATTCTAGCGCACCCTAATGTTAAACTTTTCATCACGCATGGAGGCTTGCTGAGTACGATTGAGAGTATTCACCACGGCAAGCCTGTGCTCGGATTACCATTTCATTACGATCAGTTTCTTAACGTGGAACGTGCTAAACGAACTGGTTTTGGACTCGGTCTCGATCACAAAGAGATGACATCCGAGGAACTGAAAATTG includes the following:
- the LOC132785792 gene encoding UDP-glycosyltransferase UGT5-like, whose translation is MMVHFSEINSKIGGATNLWKINDLRNEFFVSVTEAVLHNADVQLELLTPGKDHYDLIIVEVFRQDALYGFAAHFNAPIIGISTFGTDWNIDELVGNTAPLSYIPLVTTALSDYMTYWERVHNFVETTVAWLNWKLKYHPVQNKLYEQFFPHVANKVPLVDLSKNFSLVLLNQHFSLSFPRPYVPNMIEVGGLHISHKPAPLPKDIEDFIEGAGSAGVIYFSLGSNINSNDLPEERTQMLLRTFASLPQRVLWKFENDQLPGKPSNVFLSKWFPQPDILAHPNVKLFITHGGLLSTIESIHHGKPVLGLPFHYDQFLNVERAKRTGFGLGLDHKEMTSEELKIAIRRLLTESSFAKTAQQLSGRYKDQPMSPQETAIWWTEYVLRHKGAHHMRVAAQDLSFVEYHNLDVIGMFISIFIIIVCAFVLIVRKFLGIGNSPKVYSKIKLKSK